From the Candidatus Peribacteria bacterium genome, one window contains:
- a CDS encoding bifunctional oligoribonuclease/PAP phosphatase NrnA, producing the protein MSLTHADARAAADLLSKAKRIACICHRGPDGDAIGSVVGIALLLEQQFPNIQVTLHCVDPVPETFQFLNTAKRIAPPPTFEAGDAAVIVDCAEAKMTEMHVTHPQLFDGTIPTVMIDHHPGNPRFGTVNLLVPEAASTCEIVVMLADLLLWNMNPDVATALLTGVYTDTGGLLHSNTTPGVYRTVGRLLRAGARQQMIVTAVFRTAKLSTLKLWGRVLEKISVSEEGGAISAVTEGDFRATGADYSELAGAIDYVNAVPGMRFSMVLSERDGKVKGSLRTLRDDVDVAAMAGNLSGGGHKKAAGFAVSGKLKPEVRWKVIEEEAEAAQ; encoded by the coding sequence ATGTCTCTCACTCACGCAGACGCGCGCGCGGCAGCAGACCTTCTCTCCAAAGCAAAACGGATTGCGTGCATCTGTCATCGTGGGCCGGACGGCGATGCGATCGGATCGGTGGTGGGTATCGCACTTCTTTTGGAGCAGCAATTTCCTAACATACAGGTCACGCTTCATTGTGTGGATCCGGTGCCGGAAACTTTTCAGTTTCTGAACACGGCCAAACGTATTGCACCTCCACCGACATTCGAAGCAGGCGATGCCGCAGTGATTGTGGATTGCGCAGAGGCAAAAATGACGGAGATGCATGTGACACATCCGCAGCTTTTTGACGGTACTATTCCAACGGTGATGATTGATCATCACCCGGGCAATCCGCGCTTTGGCACAGTCAACCTCCTCGTGCCTGAGGCGGCATCCACCTGTGAAATTGTCGTCATGCTCGCAGATCTCCTCCTGTGGAACATGAACCCTGATGTGGCGACTGCGCTTTTGACCGGTGTCTATACCGATACCGGCGGACTGCTCCATAGCAACACCACGCCGGGCGTGTACAGGACAGTCGGCCGCCTGCTCCGTGCAGGGGCGCGCCAGCAGATGATTGTGACGGCGGTGTTCCGGACGGCAAAACTCAGCACACTCAAACTCTGGGGGCGTGTGCTCGAAAAAATCAGTGTATCGGAAGAGGGGGGAGCCATCAGTGCCGTAACCGAAGGAGATTTCCGTGCAACGGGAGCGGATTACTCAGAGCTCGCAGGCGCGATCGACTATGTGAATGCGGTGCCGGGCATGCGCTTCTCCATGGTGCTGTCTGAGCGTGACGGCAAAGTAAAAGGGAGCCTGCGGACACTCCGGGACGATGTCGATGTGGCGGCCATGGCCGGGAATCTGAGTGGCGGCGGGCACAAGAAAGCAGCCGGCTTTGCGGTGAGCGGAAAGCTGAAACCGGAAGTGCGCTGGAAAGTGATTGAGGAGGAAGCTGAGGCTGCGCAGTAA